ATCGTATTGAACTTAATCAAAACAAATGGGCGATTCTAATCGTGTTTTGGATCGTATTGGGATATGTTTTTTCGATTGACTTCTCTCAAAATGTTGGTTGCATTAGCTATATCACTCCTGATCTTGAGATTTACAGAGCTTCATTTGCTTTAATCAGTTTCTCACTAATTGGCTCAACATTTTTCGTTCATTCCAAGCATTATAGAATAGGAATATTTGCAATCGAATTCATACTCTATCTTACCATCTTATTCATTTTGAAAGGAGGATATATGGTAGGCTTTGGAGGAGCTCCTGATGAAGCTGTTTATCTGTATGATTGGATTGCAGTGACTCTTAGGTTTTACAATCTGAGCCTATTTATCTCAAACAGGCAAACTCCTAAAGTCAAATGGCTTCTTATTGCCCTGCCAATTATCTTGAGCTTAGCGCTGATGCAGATCAAAGCCAAATTTTTAGCCATGCCAATTTATTTCTTGAACTTATAATTCATGTTCAGCAAGCGTTTATGGATGGTACTTCCCTGATGTGTACAATACTAATGCGGGGCCTAAAATTTCCTCCAATGGAAGAACAAAAACCGGCACTCCGTATCACTACCAGTATTTCATCAAGTCCATCAACAATATCCGAAAAATATAAGAACCTCCTCTTAAATTTAGCTATTACAACCTCAGAAGCGCGAATACCTTTTTCGTGCTTTTCTCTTTCCTTCTCAACTGTTTAATTAAGCTTTGATGAATGTTATAGTTGTAAGCACATGTAATAATTATCTTTCTGTAGATGAAAATAAATCCTTAAATTCGATTATATGAACTAAGTATGTTAATATTAACCACATTATAAAATGATCAAACCCAAATTGATATTAGATCTTGATGGCGTGTTAATCACGACGGCAACTTGGAAAGCGGATGAAATTGACTCTGATGGTTATTCAAAATTTAATACAACTTGCGTTTCAAACCTTAATCGACTCTTAAAAACCAAAAAGTTCGACATTGTTTTAAGTTCAACTCGAAGAACAGTCAAAAGCTTGGATGACTTCAATGAAATTTTCATGTTCAGGCAAATCAACAGTCCTATTACAGAGTTTTTGCCAAACTATAAGAACTGTAGAAATCGAAAAGAGGAAATAGAGTGCTATATCCAAGAAGTAGATATAAAAGATTTTTTAATCATTGATGATGACAAATCTTTAAACGATGCAAATCAATTTATCAAAGATCGATTGATTCAAACTGAACTATTGAAAGGTTTTAATACAGATAAATTAAAAGAAGCTATCAACGTAATCAGTAACTGCTTTTCAGAATAGCTTTTATATAACTACTCAATGAGCTCCCAAACTCGCTTTTCTGAACTTATTAGGTGACATGCCTGCATTCTTTTTGAAGAAGTTGATAAAATTCGAGCGATCTTCAAACCCAACAATCTCAGCTATTTCATCCACGTTTTTTTCACTAAAATTCAACAGCGACTTCGCCTCGCGAAGCTTGTATTCTGTGATGATTTTTTTCGCGGGTTTTCCCGTAGTCGCTTTCACGCATTCGGACAAATACACAGAGCTGACATTTAGCTGATCAGCATACTCTCTCACCAGTGATTTTTTCTCCGCTTGCTTAAGCAGATTCTCAAATTTGTAAGTAAGTTCTTCCGCTCGGGAATGCGAAGCAATGACTAACTCATCAGACAGCTGTTTGAAC
The Aureibacter tunicatorum DNA segment above includes these coding regions:
- a CDS encoding HAD domain-containing protein is translated as MIKPKLILDLDGVLITTATWKADEIDSDGYSKFNTTCVSNLNRLLKTKKFDIVLSSTRRTVKSLDDFNEIFMFRQINSPITEFLPNYKNCRNRKEEIECYIQEVDIKDFLIIDDDKSLNDANQFIKDRLIQTELLKGFNTDKLKEAINVISNCFSE